The genomic interval GCCGCTGCCCAGCAGGGCCCAGGGAAATCACAAGCGCTCCGAAAGCCCAGCAAGGTGCCCCCGCCTGTCGCCAAGAAGCCTTCGCTTGGCCCAGGGCCGGCCCCGTCGCCTCTGAGCCCCAAGGCACCGGAGGCACTGGGCTCCCCCGTGCCGGACGGGAAGGCCAAGGCAGCCCCGGCGGAGGAGAGCAGGACTCAGAGCGAGCCGGCAGGGACGGCCGAGGGCAGGAGCGCTGCAGCCCCGGGCACGGAGCCGCCGGCACAGGGTAGGTGGGGGCGGGAGGGTCGGGGACTGCTTGGCCCCGCTCAGCCCCCGCCGTGGGCTGAGCCCTCTGCACGTGCTGGGGGCTCGGTAGCCAAAACCCCCGGGGATGGTGCTGGAGCCACCGGCTGGCCGGAGCTGGGCACAAGGGCTCACAGCagcgcaggggctgggggacaccgggacagCGCGGTCAAGGGCCAGGCTTGAGGGAAGCTGGGGTGTGGGACCCAGGTCTCTGACGGGCTTTTCCCTCTCGCCTTGCAGACAGACGAGGAGAGACAGCCTGAAGGACGGAGCTGCAGGACTTGTGCCCCCGCAGACAGGAATCCATATCTCTCAGGGACCTGGGCAGGTCAACAGACAAGCGTGGAACTGGCAACTAACTTAATACAGGAAGCAAACAGCCTTAGCCTCCATGGCCTTGATGATATTTATGCAAAAATGGTGTTGGTTTCACTTTCCTAAGTACTACAGctttattttgcaatttttgttttatactgGAGTCGAGGCCCGTGTTCAGAGccagcacctcctccctgcCGGGCTGCTGCTTGGTTTGTGCGTGCGGAGCAGAGCAGCCGTGCAGAGAGGAGCGCGAGGGGCCAGAGCCACGCAGCCCTGCCCGCCGGCAAGGACGTGGGAGGAGGCGCAGCCCTCCTGGAcggggctcggggctggagCCGCCCTGCGAGGAATCAAAGCACTTTGGACGAAGGAACTGGAAGGCTTCGGCCACGGCAGCCCCCAGGAGGAtgcgggcagcagcagcaggatgggacGGAGGCGCTGGCTGGGAGGACACCGAGCCGCAGCCCTGGATGAAGGCGCAGGAGGGGGTTCTTGGCCAGCACCGCTCCCGTCCCGCAGCTCGCCCTGCGGCCGGGCACAGCCAGGTGGGAGCCCAGCTGCCCCCTGAGCTGGTGTTCAGGCCCCGGGGTAGAGCctccatttctgtttctgtaaacTTGGGtcacattttgatttctttgattgtaaaaaaaaacaaaaacaaaaacccaaaacgaccaaaaaaaatcctctgctgCCGCGTAGCTGCTCAGAGCTCTGTACCTGGCTGGTAAAGATGACGACTGAAGCTTGCTGCCTCCTGTGCTTCCTGGCTAGGGCCCGGCCCAGTCTCACCCCTGCAGCAGGTGCCTGGCTCCTGTCCCCATGGGGTGGGCAGAGCCTGGGCTCCGTTTGGCTCCTGCCAGCACTCagatgcaggagcagggctggctgctggctcaGCCATCTCCCCCCGGACAGAGAGGCACGCCCGCATGCAGTCAGCTCGACCTTTTATTTGGGTTTATGACAGACAGATGGTTCCCGAGTCAGTGTTTAAGGCCCACGCCCCTACAGCCTCCCACGGGCTCAGGTCAGACccgctggtggggctggggctcctgCCACGCTGCAGCAGCCCCGTCCTTCGCCCCGAGCACGgcgtggagcagagcaggggagggggcccgcctggctgccaggcagctgcccccagccccggtaGCAGCAACACAGGTTTGAGCAAGCAGCCTTCCCTTCTGaccctccctgcagcacccgcaGGGGCTGTCCTGGAGCCAGGAGCAGTCCTTGGCACAGCTGGGAGGAAGCTGATGGCCCCAGCGAAGAGCCCGATGGCACGGGCAAAAGAAACAGGGCCCTCGGGTGCGGTGCCATCGCCAGTCCCCAGAGCTGGCCCACAGCAGAGGCACCGCCGCTGGCTGAGCAGGCCCAAGGCAAAGGAGATGTCAGGGGCAGCTCCCCAGGAGGCCTCGCGCTGTTCCAATGTTGGGGAGGCTGCAAATTCAGTCCCAGAGCCCCCAGGtcctgcagggctgagccccctgCTCGGGGCGCTGGGGGGAGGAGATGGTGGAGACCGGGGAGGCTAGCCAGGCTGGGGCGGTGCGAGCGCTCTGGCGCTGGTTAGCTGATGCTCCCCCCCTTCAGGCTTTTACACGAGACGCTCCCCAGCTTGGTCAGGAAGTCTCTCTGCTTCCACTGGGCAATGCAGTCCTCAGAGACGCGGAAATCAGCCTGGAGAGCAGAGCAAGGGGACGGGGCTCAGGGCTGAGGCACCCAGGttggggctgcctgcagggcagcagcgcCTCGCTCAGCTCTGGGGAGCTTTCgtgccctgtcccagccccacgcgCAGCTCCTCACCTGCAGCTTCTCGAAGACTTTCTTCTTCGGCTTGAGCTCGTCATCGGGCTCCCCGTCCTCGTAGCCCTCCACATAGACGCGCTCCCCAGCGCAGCACCCAGCCGGCGGGTCCAGGGGCTCCACCTGCCGCGGCTCCCCCATGCTGCTGAGGGAGCAAAGTCACCCTGGGGTGGTGCCGCAGCCCTTCGGCACCGCTGGGCTCCGTCCCCTCTTGGGGCAGCCCCGATCCCCCTCACCTGGAGGCGCACAGCACCATGCCCTGCGACTCCACGCCCCGCATCTTCTGGGGCTTGAggttgcagagcagcaccaccagcctgtcctgcagctgctccttgggGACGAACTGCACCAGGCCGCTGACCACAGTGCGGGGCTCGGGCTCGCCCACGTCGATCTTCTCCACATACAGGCTGTCGGCATCCGGGTGCTAGCAGACAGAAGCAAGGTGAGGCGCAGGGAAGGGGGCTGGGATGGCAAAGAAGGCGGCAGACCTGCCCCCTTTGCCACCCCCCGCACACCAAGTGCCCATGCTGCCATGCACGCAGACCACCACCCTCTTCCCGCGGGGCCCGTACCTTTTCCACGCTGATCACTTTGCCGACGCGGATGTCCAGCCGGGATGGGACAACGTTCTCTGGCTCCGAGTTCTTGGTGCCTTTCTCTGCAGGCTCTGGGGTGCAAGGGGAACAGTTGCAGCAGTCAGCACAAACCCAGGCAGCACACAGTGACCCCAGATGACCCCCTGGACCCAATAACCCCTGAATTCCCTGTTTGTCTACACACCCCTGTCTGTCCCTCCTCTGCTTTGCCAGCCCCTCAAGCAACAGCAGAGATGTGCGGTGGCATCTCTGGGGCAGGCCAACAGCCCCGGCTCTGGCTATTCCTCACTCTGCTGGTGCTCTCCAGGGCTGTAGCTGGAGGGActctccccttcccagccccattgcccccagcacctccttaCTGGCTTTGGACGGGTTGGGATAGGCTGCGTTGGTCAGCTTCTTCAGCTCCGGGCTGTTGAATTTCTCTCTGATAGGGTCAAGCAGTTTGTTCAGGGCCACTTCCACCGAGTTCTTCAGGTCTCCGGGATGCACAACCTGCATCGCGACAGACGGGCGGGTCTCCGCACGGTCTCCCCCAGCACAGGGGGAGAAGCAGAGTTCAGGTCCCTGATCTGAGGCCAGAGAGGTGCTGAGATCTCTCCTCTCAGCTTCAGCAGACACGTGTCTGGTCCCAGAAAAGATAAAAGCACATCTTCTGGAAAGGTGGATACCCTGCTCGCCTAGGGGTGAGGCTGACTCGGCTAGACACGCACACATCTCAAAGGTGCAGGGAGATACCTTAGCTCGAGAGCCCTGACAAGGGTGCTAGTGACAAAGGGCAGGGCTGACTGCGTCTGAGGGGGGACAAGCCTCTGTCAGAGCTCCTGGCTGAGGcagtcctgcagcaggcagagcccagtgTCACCAAATCCCAGGAGGGGACAGCAAGCACCTCTCCCCAGCATGGATTTTCTCCCACAGAGCTCGTGGGAGCCTCAGGGACAGGGGGGGGGCGTTCAGCTCCTCGCTGCACTCACCTGCTCAGCAAAGTCCTTCTCCAGGGCCTCGTAGTCTGTGTACGTTTTGTTTCCTCCCCATTTTTCTTCCCGCAGAATCACGAACTCTGTGAGATTAAGGCTCAGATCAGCCCACGGGACTCACCCCCTGCTCAGCCAGATGAACCACCCCACTTTGCCCGGGAGCtgagggggctgcagcagggcgggggcgggcagggggcagcccgCTTCGGGGGCCGCATGCTCCCATTCCCTCCTCTTGCCCCCCCAGAAAGCCCGGCCCTGGCGCCTCAGCGTGGGGAGCCCTCACCTGACTTGAGGGGGAAGAGGACGTGCTTGATGAAGGAGAGGACGCCGTTGTTCTCCACGTTGCCGGGCTCACAGAAAGccttcttcagcttcttcttcACATCCTCCTTGCGGTCCAGGAGGTCAATCTTTGAGTCCTGGAGGAAGAGATTTCTGCAGCCCTTTTCCCAACCTCCTGCCCAAGAGAGGTCTTGTGCTGGCGCTGCTGCACCTTTTTCTTAGGCCCCAGTCTGAGTGAAGGGAGAAGTTTCCTCCTCTCGGGGTGCAGACTCCAACCCCAGCCGTGAACCCAtgcccagcagagcccctgACCCCAGCCACCACGCAGGGACCGACCTCTTCCGAGGAGCTCATTTTGCTTCCTGTCAGGCCGGGAACCATCGGGTTCATCAGGTGGATGCGCTTGGCGTAGCCCAGGGAAGGGAGGTACTGGGAAGAAGCAAGGAGGCAAGTCATGGACAATCCTCTGCTGTAGGACAACCTTAACCCACGGCCCCGATTTGCTCCTGGCTCCAGGCAACCCTGAGCACAGCAGCGGGACCCAGCAAGCTCTCACGGGTTCACAAACCCCCGGCAGCCACCGCCAGGGACGCATGGCAGCCCCGTGTCGcaccccagagccctgcagaccacaagagcagcagcaggagctgcagggagccctgTGATGCTAACACATCACCGACACTTCTCGCAGTGGATCTGGGAGTCTCCGAGCCCCGCACCAGGATCACAAGGGACTCCGACACCCCCGTTCCTGACCTTCTCTGCAAAGGTGAATATCTTCCTCTGATCAACTCCTCCGAACTGTGCATCAACCTTGAGGTACTCCTCGTCCAGGGCCTGCGGGGAGATGCGCAGAGCCTTGAGCCTGGCCCCAGGACACCAGGTCCCAGCTCGCTCAGCTTCTGGaggccctgcccagccccgctgggccccgggaACAATGCCCAGGGCCAGGCACGCAGCCTCACACATCCCCGTGGTCCTGGCCTTGCCCAGCACCTCCCCGGCACAGGGGCCCTGCCACGCACCTGCAAGCCTGGGTAGAGCAACCCGCTCAGCAAGGGGTGCTCCACCTGCTTCACCACCTCCGCTCCTGCCTTCTTGGCGTCGTGCTGCGTCACCACGGAGGAGAGGCGGTACACGTCCAGCGTGTACTCCCTGGGGGAAGGGGCAATGCTGTCAGCACCAGGGAGGGGGGCGGCTGTGAGGGCTGCTTCACGGGAACACGGGCTCTGGCCACGCCGAGAGAAGCCTGGAGGCAGCTTCGCTCTGTTCCCTGAATGATAATGCCTGGGAGAAGACCTGGGACAACAAAGCCCTAAgccaggctttccctcccagaCAGGACCAGGCGCCCAGGACTCACT from Anser cygnoides isolate HZ-2024a breed goose chromosome 24, Taihu_goose_T2T_genome, whole genome shotgun sequence carries:
- the YARS1 gene encoding tyrosine--tRNA ligase, cytoplasmic isoform X1, with translation MQRGAAAAMEAAPSPQEKYQLITRNLQEVLGEDKLSAILKEREVKIYWGTATTGKPHVAYFVPMSKIADFLKAGCEVTILFADLHAYLDNMKAPWELLELRTRYYENVIKAMLESIGVPLEKLKFVRGTDYQLSKEYTLDVYRLSSVVTQHDAKKAGAEVVKQVEHPLLSGLLYPGLQALDEEYLKVDAQFGGVDQRKIFTFAEKYLPSLGYAKRIHLMNPMVPGLTGSKMSSSEEDSKIDLLDRKEDVKKKLKKAFCEPGNVENNGVLSFIKHVLFPLKSEFVILREEKWGGNKTYTDYEALEKDFAEQVVHPGDLKNSVEVALNKLLDPIREKFNSPELKKLTNAAYPNPSKAKPAEKGTKNSEPENVVPSRLDIRVGKVISVEKHPDADSLYVEKIDVGEPEPRTVVSGLVQFVPKEQLQDRLVVLLCNLKPQKMRGVESQGMVLCASSSMGEPRQVEPLDPPAGCCAGERVYVEGYEDGEPDDELKPKKKVFEKLQADFRVSEDCIAQWKQRDFLTKLGSVSCKSLKGGSIS
- the YARS1 gene encoding tyrosine--tRNA ligase, cytoplasmic isoform X3 encodes the protein MEAAPSPQEKYQLITRNLQEVLGEDKLSAILKEREVKIYWGTATTGKPHVAYFVPMSKIADFLKAGCEVTILFADLHAYLDNMKAPWELLELRTRYYENVIKAMLESIGVPLEKLKFVRGTDYQLSKEYTLDVYRLSSVVTQHDAKKAGAEVVKQVEHPLLSGLLYPGLQALDEEYLKVDAQFGGVDQRKIFTFAEKYLPSLGYAKRIHLMNPMVPGLTGSKMSSSEEDSKIDLLDRKEDVKKKLKKAFCEPGNVENNGVLSFIKHVLFPLKSEFVILREEKWGGNKTYTDYEALEKDFAEQVVHPGDLKNSVEVALNKLLDPIREKFNSPELKKLTNAAYPNPSKAKPAEKGTKNSEPENVVPSRLDIRVGKVISVEKHPDADSLYVEKIDVGEPEPRTVVSGLVQFVPKEQLQDRLVVLLCNLKPQKMRGVESQGMVLCASSSMGEPRQVEPLDPPAGCCAGERVYVEGYEDGEPDDELKPKKKVFEKLQADFRVSEDCIAQWKQRDFLTKLGSVSCKSLKGGSIS
- the YARS1 gene encoding tyrosine--tRNA ligase, cytoplasmic isoform X2; the encoded protein is MQRGAAAAMEAAPSPQEKYQLITRNLQEVLGEDKLSAILKEREVKIYWGTATTGKPHVAYFVPMSKIADFLKAGCEVTILFADLHAYLDNMKAPWELLELRTRYYENVIKAMLESIGVPLEKLKFVRGTDYQLSKEYTLDVYRLSSVVTQHDAKKAGAEVVKQVEHPLLSGLLYPGLQALDEEYLKVDAQFGGVDQRKIFTFAEKYLPSLGYAKRIHLMNPMVPGLTGSKMSSSEEDSKIDLLDRKEDVKKKLKKAFCEPGNVENNGVLSFIKHVLFPLKSEFVILREEKWGGNKTYTDYEALEKDFAEQVVHPGDLKNSVEVALNKLLDPIREKFNSPELKKLTNAAYPNPSKAKPAEKGTKNSEPENVVPSRLDIRVGKVISVEKHPDADSLYVEKIDVGEPEPRTVVSGLVQFVPKEQLQDRLVVLLCNLKPQKMRGVESQGMVLCASSMGEPRQVEPLDPPAGCCAGERVYVEGYEDGEPDDELKPKKKVFEKLQADFRVSEDCIAQWKQRDFLTKLGSVSCKSLKGGSIS